The following coding sequences are from one Gossypium hirsutum isolate 1008001.06 chromosome A12, Gossypium_hirsutum_v2.1, whole genome shotgun sequence window:
- the LOC107927347 gene encoding transcription factor BHLH089 isoform X1 has translation MDPPAMMSDGRYNLAEIWQYPMSESGISRGQFGHGLAQFGDPSREISGNDPVSLELQQRRGGMRRRRDGEDETAKVVSTSSTSSGNAVNDGAGKRIKAAGGREQNHESRVEAEPSSGKLVEEKVQPSEPPKQDYIHVRARRGQATDSHSLAERARREKISERMKILQDLVPGCNKVIGKALVLDEIINYIQSLQRQVEFLSMKLEAVNSGINPAIEVFPCKDYGQQAFDATGMAFGSQVIKEYSGGTSPEWLHIGSAFERTT, from the exons atgGATCCGCCAGCTATGATGAGCGATGGAAGGTACAATCTAGCAGAGATCTGGCAGTATCCCATGAGTGAATCTGGGATAAGTAGGGGTCAGTTCGGACATGGGTTGGCTCAGTTCGGGGACCCCAGTCGAGAGATTTCCGGCAATGATCCGGTTAGCTTGGAGCTGCAGCAGAGAAGGGGTGGTATGAGGCGAAGGCGTGACGGAGAAGATGAAACAGCTAAGGTTGTCTCTACTAGCTCCACTAGTAGTGGCAATGCCGTG AATGATGGTGCGGGGAAGAGAATTAAAGCAGCAGGAGGCAGAGAACAAAATCATGAATCTAGAGTTGAAGCAGAACCCAGTTCAGGCAAGCTTGTGGAAGAAAAAGTTCAACCTTCCGAGCCACCTAAACAAGATTACATCCACGTACGAGCACGAAGGGGTCAAGCTACTGATAGCCACAGCTTAGCTGAAAGG GCTAGGAGAGAAAAGATTAGTGAAAGAATGAAGATTCTTCAGGATTTGGTTCCTGGTTGCAATAAG GTTATTGGCAAAGCACTTGTCCTTGATGAGATAATTAATTACATTCAATCACTACAGCGTCAGGTCGAG TTCCTATCAATGAAGCTTGAAGCAGTTAATTCAGGAATAAACCCTGCCATTGAAGTATTTCCTTGTAAAGAT TATGGCCAACAAGCGTTTGATGCTACTGGTATGGCATTCGGTTCGCAAGTGATAAAGGAATACAGTGGTGGCACATCGCCAGAGTGGTTGCACATTGGCAGTGCTTTCGAAAGGACAACATAA
- the LOC107927347 gene encoding transcription factor BPE isoform X2 produces MDPPAMMSDGRYNLAEIWQYPMSESGISRGQFGHGLAQFGDPSREISGNDPVSLELQQRRGGMRRRRDGEDETAKVVSTSSTSSGNAVNDGAGKRIKAAGGREQNHESRVEAEPSSGKLVEEKVQPSEPPKQDYIHVRARRGQATDSHSLAERARREKISERMKILQDLVPGCNKVIGKALVLDEIINYIQSLQRQVEFLSMKLEAVNSGINPAIEVFPCKDVLILSGAVHLQIRVCLDNAG; encoded by the exons atgGATCCGCCAGCTATGATGAGCGATGGAAGGTACAATCTAGCAGAGATCTGGCAGTATCCCATGAGTGAATCTGGGATAAGTAGGGGTCAGTTCGGACATGGGTTGGCTCAGTTCGGGGACCCCAGTCGAGAGATTTCCGGCAATGATCCGGTTAGCTTGGAGCTGCAGCAGAGAAGGGGTGGTATGAGGCGAAGGCGTGACGGAGAAGATGAAACAGCTAAGGTTGTCTCTACTAGCTCCACTAGTAGTGGCAATGCCGTG AATGATGGTGCGGGGAAGAGAATTAAAGCAGCAGGAGGCAGAGAACAAAATCATGAATCTAGAGTTGAAGCAGAACCCAGTTCAGGCAAGCTTGTGGAAGAAAAAGTTCAACCTTCCGAGCCACCTAAACAAGATTACATCCACGTACGAGCACGAAGGGGTCAAGCTACTGATAGCCACAGCTTAGCTGAAAGG GCTAGGAGAGAAAAGATTAGTGAAAGAATGAAGATTCTTCAGGATTTGGTTCCTGGTTGCAATAAG GTTATTGGCAAAGCACTTGTCCTTGATGAGATAATTAATTACATTCAATCACTACAGCGTCAGGTCGAG TTCCTATCAATGAAGCTTGAAGCAGTTAATTCAGGAATAAACCCTGCCATTGAAGTATTTCCTTGTAAAGAT GTGTTAATTCTATCTGGCGCTGTGCATTTGCAGATACGTGTTTGCCTTGACAACGCTGGTTAG
- the LOC107927347 gene encoding transcription factor BPE isoform X3, with protein sequence MDPPAMMSDGRYNLAEIWQYPMSESGISRGQFGHGLAQFGDPSREISGNDPVSLELQQRRGGMRRRRDGEDETAKVVSTSSTSSGNAVNDGAGKRIKAAGGREQNHESRVEAEPSSGKLVEEKVQPSEPPKQDYIHVRARRGQATDSHSLAERARREKISERMKILQDLVPGCNKVIGKALVLDEIINYIQSLQRQVEFLSMKLEAVNSGINPAIEVFPCKDIRVCLDNAG encoded by the exons atgGATCCGCCAGCTATGATGAGCGATGGAAGGTACAATCTAGCAGAGATCTGGCAGTATCCCATGAGTGAATCTGGGATAAGTAGGGGTCAGTTCGGACATGGGTTGGCTCAGTTCGGGGACCCCAGTCGAGAGATTTCCGGCAATGATCCGGTTAGCTTGGAGCTGCAGCAGAGAAGGGGTGGTATGAGGCGAAGGCGTGACGGAGAAGATGAAACAGCTAAGGTTGTCTCTACTAGCTCCACTAGTAGTGGCAATGCCGTG AATGATGGTGCGGGGAAGAGAATTAAAGCAGCAGGAGGCAGAGAACAAAATCATGAATCTAGAGTTGAAGCAGAACCCAGTTCAGGCAAGCTTGTGGAAGAAAAAGTTCAACCTTCCGAGCCACCTAAACAAGATTACATCCACGTACGAGCACGAAGGGGTCAAGCTACTGATAGCCACAGCTTAGCTGAAAGG GCTAGGAGAGAAAAGATTAGTGAAAGAATGAAGATTCTTCAGGATTTGGTTCCTGGTTGCAATAAG GTTATTGGCAAAGCACTTGTCCTTGATGAGATAATTAATTACATTCAATCACTACAGCGTCAGGTCGAG TTCCTATCAATGAAGCTTGAAGCAGTTAATTCAGGAATAAACCCTGCCATTGAAGTATTTCCTTGTAAAGAT ATACGTGTTTGCCTTGACAACGCTGGTTAG